In Rhodanobacter denitrificans, a single window of DNA contains:
- a CDS encoding DUF3106 domain-containing protein — translation MTRILRPLLPLLLAALLGGVAAAPLHAQDAPPTSRGDMPPPRPWNSLDPAQRDVLAPLQKTWDSLSPRKQSRMLQRAERWATLPPERREEIRQHIARWQQMTPDERHQARENMRKFHQLPPQQREQLHATFERFQQLPPAQREQLIREWHALPPAERLHWDERHGHDRPPPPPPGDPGHP, via the coding sequence ATGACCCGAATCCTCCGCCCGCTCCTGCCGCTGTTGCTGGCCGCCCTGCTCGGCGGCGTCGCCGCGGCGCCGTTGCACGCGCAGGACGCGCCGCCGACGTCCCGCGGCGACATGCCGCCGCCGCGCCCGTGGAACAGCCTCGACCCGGCCCAGCGCGACGTGCTGGCGCCGCTGCAGAAAACCTGGGACAGCCTGTCGCCGCGCAAGCAATCGCGCATGCTGCAGCGCGCCGAACGCTGGGCCACCCTGCCGCCGGAACGGCGCGAGGAAATCCGCCAGCACATCGCCCGCTGGCAACAGATGACGCCGGACGAGCGCCACCAGGCACGCGAGAACATGCGCAAGTTCCACCAGCTGCCGCCGCAGCAGCGCGAGCAGTTGCACGCCACCTTCGAGCGCTTCCAGCAACTGCCGCCGGCGCAGCGCGAGCAACTGATCCGCGAATGGCACGCGCTGCCGCCGGCCGAACGCCTGCACTGGGACGAGCGCCACGGCCACGACCGCCCGCCTCCGCCACCGCCTGGCGACCCGGGCCACCCCTGA
- a CDS encoding NAD(P) transhydrogenase subunit alpha: MPITVAALRETAAGERRVAITPEMAKKLRGKGLRVLLERDAGRAAGFPDASYAEAEFADAAGVLAQADVLACVLPPADAVFAGLREGSVVVGQLRPYGAAGRVAALTAHKLTAFSLELLPRTTRAQAMDVLSSQAAVAGYRAMLIAAEASPKFFPMLTTAAGTIRPSKVLVIGAGVAGLQAIATARRLGAQTEGYDVRPETREQVESLGAKFLDLGVSAAGSGGYARELSAEERAAQQQALADHLKSFDVVVSTAAVPGRPAPKILTAAMVEGMKPGALIVDLAAESGGNCELTRPGERVEHGGVVILGPLNLPAGAPLHASEMYARNVFNFVELLVRDGALKPDFDDELVAKSCLTHAGETRFAG, translated from the coding sequence ATGCCGATCACCGTAGCCGCCTTGCGTGAGACCGCCGCCGGGGAGCGGCGCGTGGCGATCACACCCGAAATGGCGAAGAAACTGCGCGGCAAGGGCCTGCGCGTACTGCTGGAACGTGATGCGGGGCGCGCTGCGGGTTTCCCTGACGCCAGTTATGCCGAGGCCGAATTCGCCGACGCGGCCGGCGTGCTGGCGCAGGCCGACGTACTGGCCTGCGTGTTGCCGCCGGCCGATGCGGTGTTCGCCGGCTTGCGCGAGGGTAGCGTGGTGGTCGGCCAGTTGCGTCCGTACGGCGCGGCCGGGCGCGTCGCCGCGCTGACCGCGCACAAGCTCACCGCGTTCTCGCTGGAGCTGCTGCCGCGCACTACCCGCGCGCAGGCGATGGACGTGCTGAGTTCGCAGGCGGCGGTGGCCGGTTACCGCGCCATGCTGATCGCGGCCGAGGCGTCGCCGAAGTTCTTCCCGATGCTGACCACCGCCGCCGGCACCATCCGCCCGTCGAAGGTGCTGGTGATCGGCGCCGGCGTGGCCGGCCTGCAGGCGATCGCCACCGCGCGCCGGCTCGGTGCGCAGACTGAGGGCTACGACGTGCGTCCGGAAACGCGCGAGCAGGTAGAGTCGTTGGGCGCGAAATTCCTCGACCTCGGCGTCAGTGCCGCCGGCAGCGGCGGCTATGCGCGCGAGCTGTCGGCGGAGGAGCGTGCCGCGCAGCAGCAGGCACTGGCCGACCACCTGAAATCGTTCGACGTGGTGGTCTCCACCGCCGCGGTGCCGGGGCGGCCGGCGCCGAAGATCCTCACGGCCGCGATGGTCGAGGGCATGAAGCCGGGCGCGCTGATCGTCGACCTGGCCGCCGAGAGCGGCGGCAACTGCGAGCTGACCCGGCCGGGCGAGCGGGTCGAGCATGGCGGTGTGGTGATCCTCGGGCCGCTGAACCTGCCGGCCGGCGCGCCGCTGCACGCGTCGGAGATGTACGCGCGCAACGTGTTCAACTTCGTCGAGCTGCTGGTGCGCGACGGCGCCTTGAAGCCGGATTTCGACGACGAGCTGGTGGCGAAGAGCTGCCTCACCCACGCCGGTGAGACGCGCTTCGCCGGCTGA